CCAGTCTGTAGCTAAATCATTAGTACCCCAGCTTGCTTGTCCGTGGGGTTCGTTTTTTAGGTCTGCACCAATAACGTTTGTTTGAGTTTTATATCTATGGGCTAACATTTTCCAGGTATTAATCCAGTCTGCTTCTGTGAAGCCGTCTTCATACCACAATTGTGAAATGTGCTTATCGCTCAAACGGTGGCTATCAAGAAGAACGAGTAACCCTTGGCGTTCGGCTTCCTGAATAATTAAGTCCATGATCTCTATTGGGGTTTTCCCCTCAAGTTCTTTATTGTTACCAAGACTGAAGTCAATACCGCTAACACTATGTGAGCGTAGTGCTTCCACAGAATAAGGCAACCGAATCAGGTTATATCCCAAGCTTCCAATCTGCGCCAGTATCTCCTTATAATCTCGCTTCCACAAGCCGTGAGGTACGTGCGTCTCTGTTTCCATGCCAAACCAGTTAATACCTTTAAGCAACACTTGCTGACCTTTGGCATCAATAATTTTTGCGCCATGAGTTGAAAGTGGTAATTCCATGGTCATAAGAGCGTTTACCACATTGACTTGGCTGCGGACAGGTAAATTTACAATGAGAATCAGAAAAAATACCACTATAGCTATTGAGAATATGAAGAATTGGTCATGAAATTTCAATTTTTTTCTTTTCTTTTTGTGGACGTATTGCATACTATAGTTTCCTTACTGACAAGAATATGTCTAACCCAAAGAACCACAACCTTTGAGGATATCAATTAAGCAACTCTCTTATGTGTAATGTTTTCTTTTAAAAAGAAAAAAATAAAATGAGATGAGTCTCTTAATCACCGAGATATCGATGCTAATAGTATTACCGTTAGAAGAACAATTGCTGTATAAATCAGCATACTCAATAGCGATGCTAAGTGATCTAAAAATGGTTCATGGATGAGAATGATAGCATCGCTTTTAATAGACAGATGTTTTAGAGAATGAAAACAATTTAATTGATTGGGAAGCAGACACAAAGTTGCGGTTAGACGTAGAGTAAAAACTTTTCAGTGTGTGGATCTCAAAAAGACGGGACAAATTGCAGCTAACCGCCAACGATTGACTTAAGCAATGATGAATTTAGCTCAGAATGCAACTCAGCATACAACGCAAAAGGATATCATTTCCCTTGGGTCTGCTCTTAGTAAAGGTAAAGCTCGTTTCTGGGTGCGTGACACAGGACCTGGCATTGCTTTTACCAACTAGTAACCGATTTTTGAACGTTTTGCCGGGGCTAAAGCCGATAGCCACCGTCATTGTGAACGTCACAGCGATCGCCCAAGCTCACAGTGGTCAGGTTAAACTAGTCAGCCGACTTGGCGGTGGCTCGACTTTTACGATTGTGATTCCACTTGAAGAACCTCCGCAGGAGGTTTTATCTCATGAGCCGAATTCTTATCGCCAATGCGATTGCCCGTAAGGGCACTGCGCTACAACCAGTAATCGCCAAAGGTGAGTTAATATTTTTGCCAAGCGAGGCATTAAGTTGACAACTTCGGATAGCGACTCCCGTTGAGTTTAACTGGAAATTTGGTCTAAGCAACCAGTTTCTTTGTGTCGTTTGTCGTCAATCTTAGAAAGATGATATAATGAAATACTCTCATATAAGAGATTAACTGAATGAGTTATCAGTTAAAAAGTTTTAGTTGAAACCCCTAAGTTCAGTTAGGGCGATTAACTGATAACGAAAGACTGCCGATATACTTCCTCCGTAAGAGGGATGTAGTACAGTAGGTAGAGTTCTCTGAACTGCTGAAGTTCAAATCTAGAAACTAGGCACATCGCTTCTGTAAATATGTTGGTAAGTAAAGTAAAAAAATAGGCAAAAATCATACTCAGACCATACCCAGAATTCAAAGGAGGGACTGGACAAAAAAAACAGACAGATGACCTCCTGGAAGTTTGGGAGTTAGAGCTATGAGGATATCGGGAACTGGCACGCCTGCTCCCTGTGCAGAGCTAGTTTAGGTCTCCTGCTGCTAGGGAGAGCCAAAAAATCAATAAAAATATCGCAATTTTAGTTGCCTTCTCACACAAAACATGTGCTGAAAGCTGTGGAAGTATCAAAAAAATCCAGGTTAAGCTAGAGAAGAGAGTTCGGGTTAGCTTTGCACCCCTTTGGGGAAGGAGCAAAACTCATTCTCGCCCCAAGAATTTTCTCAAGTTGGCATTGTCCTTACTCCATGCTGCGAATTATTACTCAGCAGGCAGACGTTAGAGCAGAACTACAACGGATCTGCGATCGCACCAATGATGAACAGGTGGTTCACAAAGAAGCAACAGTGCGGGAAGTGTTGCAGGCAGTGAAGCGCCAAGGTGATAAAGCTGTACTGCATTACACAACCGAATTCGATAAGCAAACCCTCAAGCCAGAAGAACTGCGCGTGACAGGCTCAGAACTGGATGCAGCCTACCAACAGGTATCAAAGGAATTGCTCCAGGCTATCAGGCTTGCTAGCAGCCAAATCGAAGCGTTTCACCGTCAGCGAGTTCCCAAAAGTTGGGTACAATTTGGCGATGATGAGGTCGTGTTGGGTAAGCGCTACACGCCAGTAGACAGAGCAGGATTATATGTACCGGGTGGTCGCGCCGCCTATCCAAGCACGGTGTTGATGAATGCAATTCCGGCAAAGGTAGCGGGTGTACCGCGTGTGGTGATGGTAACACCACCAGGAGCTGAGAAAGCGATTAACTCAGCAGTGCTGGTGGCAGCACAAGAGGCTGGGGTGCAAGAAATTTATCGCGTTGGAGGCGCACAGGCGATCGCTGCTTTAGCCTATGGTACAGAAACGATTCCTAAAGTTAATATAATCACAGGTCCAGGTAATATTTATGTAACTTTGGCAAAAAAACTCGTCTATGGCACTGTAGGTATCGATTCCTTAGCAGGACCAAGCGAAGTCCTGATTATTGCTGATGAAACCGCAAATCCTGTACACGTAGCTGCTGACTTGTTAGCGCAAGCCGAACATGACCCAATGGCAGCGGCAATTTTGCTAACCACGGATACGGCTTTAGCAAAGAACGTACAAGTGGCGGTGGAAAGACAGCTTGTGGATCACCCAAGGCGCTTGCTGACAGAAAAGGCGATCGCTCACTACGGTTTGATAGTGATTGTAGAATCCTTGGAAGCAGCAGCGGAACTCTCAAATGAATTTGCCCCTGAACACTTAGAGTTGGAAGTAAAAGACCCTTGGGAGCTACTACCACTTATTCGGAATGCGGGTGCCATATTCTTGGGGTATTCTACACCAGAAGCTGTAGGAGATTATTTGGCAGGACCTAACCACACCCTACCAACTTCTGGTGCTGCTCGCTATGCCTCAGCATTAGGAGTCGAAACTTTCATGAAACACTCTAGTATTATCCAATACTCCCAAACTGCACTAGAAAAGGTGTCTGGCGCAATTGATGTGCTGGCAACAGCTGAAGGCTTACCTTCTCACGCTGAGTCTGTAAGACGCCGAGTTCAAAAGGAAGAGTAATTTTGAATTTGAATTATTAATTTTTTCCGGAGACATTTGGCAAAACTCAGCTTATAGGTTCAAACTTAAAGTTTAAGGCTATACAAACCTGTGTCTACTTGGGCATAGTTAGTGTAGCCATTATTCTCTTTTGCCAGTTACATATGTAAAAGGTCTACTCTTGTGGAGATGACATCGGTGCTAAAGACTATTTTGGTTGCTCTGGATGAGTCGGAACTTGCAGACAGAGTCATTCAGACGGTACAGGAATTGGTGCTGCCAAAAGATAGCAAAGTCATTCTCTGCCATGTGTTTCCTACACCAGAGTCAGAGATGGAACTACCCGTCGACCGTCCTCACCAAGAGTCACCAGCGTTTTCTTATTTCCATATTGAAAAACGGCTCCAATCGTACCAAACAATATTGCCAGTAGAAAGTGATATAGAACTTGTCACTGGCGACCCAGCAGAAGAGATTATTCGCCTTGCTAATATCTATCAGGCTGAGTTGATTATCATTGGCAGTCGTGGGTTAACTGGTATGAAGCGAATTGTCCAAGGTTCTGTTAGCTCTCAAGTCGTGGAAGAAGCCAATTGTTCTGTGTTAGTCGTCAAGCCTAGATGAAATAGGTAGGGGGAAAAGCAATGACTATAATCACCCCAAAATTATCATGTCAGTTTTAACTTTTGATTTTTGCATATTTTCTAGCACTCGCCTCCAAGCAAGCGCTATTATCAGCCTTAGCAAGAATTCATTTTTAACACTATGGGCGAAGCAAAGCGTCGTAAAGCCGCACTGGGAGAAAAATACGGTCAAGATACAACCAGGATCTTGCCGTGGGTTCCGATCACCAAAATCCAAGCAGAAAAACTCGTAAAATTGTCAACTCGCCTTGCCTGGTTTGGTATTGGCGGTTTGATTGCCGCTTGGGTGACAGTTCGTTTTATTGGTCCAGCTTTCGGTTGGTGGCAAGTTGTCTAAACCTAAGCTAGGATAATTCTCATACACAAGACAGCCAGGTTAACTTGGCTGTCTTAGTTTCTTATTTGTTAATTTATTTACTATAAGTTCTCTAGAAAAGAGTATATAATGTATACTTATTCAGTTGATTAGATTAATTTATATGTAAAAAAACTATTTGTATCAACACTTTTTCGTACTTTTGAGGCTTTACACTATTCAAAAAAATATGTGTAATTCTCTTAAGTTGCTCTTTAAATAAGTATCAGTGACTACTTAAAAGGGTGCCATGAAAATATCTGCCGAAATGGCAACATGGTTATCTTGAATTCAGTTATTGTCAGTGTTAAGTCAAACTATTTGGGTTTTACACTTGAGATTGTGGGTTAGGAAATGGGGAAGCTTCTTGTATAAATAGTTACTTTAAAAGCAGTTACCTATCCTTATTGAGAATCTCAAATTGCCACGAGCATCTAGCAGTTTCACCATAGCGCCTGGAGAAGTTGGTGTAGATAGCTCAAAATTTTTGCCCTGCTTAACTAATGTCAAATATTTTACAAGCTAACTACGTCCTCCAAAGTCTGAAAAGACGCTTAACTGCTTTGTAGTAATAGATGTTAGCAATTTTACCTATAAGTAGCCGATAAAAATGCAATATCGGTATTTTCTAGAGTTGACTTGTACCAAATATAAGTTACTCTTAAAGCGGATTGCGTTAATTGACCATCTACCCTGACAGAACTCTGTAAAGAGAAGATAAAGTTGAGTCATTCTTTCCGATATTTTAGGTCTGCAAACTGAATAGTTTGATACGACAGGCAAAATTTATAACGACTACCCTAAGCTAGGTAGCCAATTCATGAATATATATGTATCTATGAATTGTAATGGATAGTTTACAATACCAGTTGGTGCGAAAATCTAAAGAAAATATAAAAGCAACTCAAATAACTGTGGTGTTTGGAGGGAAAAAGTGTTTCTAAGACTAGCACAACAACATCGGCAATTTGTCCAAGACTTGGTAATGAACTTGCAAGCTTTAGCAATCGTCTTGGAGAGGCGAGGGTATCCTGCATCCTGCTATACCTGCGGAGACCAAATGAATAGTGCTTCGTTTATGGTTAGCCTGGGAGAAAACCACCTGATTCGGTTTTTAGTATCTGATTACGGGATCACTTGGACGGAAATGCGGGATGACCGCGAATTAATGAAGTTAGAGGGCGCAGAGGCAGTAAACCAGCTACAGGAACTTGCCAATATAGTCAAGCAGCATCCCATACAAACCTGTGTAGGAAATAAAACCCTCGCGAAGCGGTGTTAGAGACTAAAAAGTTAGGAGTTCAGAGTTAAAAGTTAGCAGTTAAAGAATTGTAACTAGTAACTAATAACTCGTAACTCATAACTTCAATACATTATTTCAAAGCAAATTGACATTGCTGCCATTTATATTGTGATAGTGGCGCCATAATACCTGTTGAGTATCTACAGCATCTTAACAATTGCCACCAGAGTGTCAATGCACATCAGCGAGCAAGCGAATAGAATTACAAACCATTCCCAATTAGAATAAACGGTGCCCAATAGTAGGGGTGAGTGAGGCTACCACCGATGCTTTGCTGTTGAGCTTGAGGCAAATCTCCTGTAATCAAAGCAATTTGAGCTTGTCGCAAAGCTTGAGCTTTTGTCAACTTGCCAGAGGGCAGCAACGCATAAAAAGAACTCATCATAGACTGGGTACCGCCGTCATCGACAGCCCATAACGAAGCAATAGCAGATCGAGCGCCGGTTTTTTGAATCTGGTAACCAAATCCCAAAATTTCTTCTCCGTTACCTAACTTTCCTCCCAAGCCGGTTTCACAAGCACTTAACACGACCAAATCAACACGAGGTAAAGACCAGGTAGCGACATCTCTGAGGTTGGCGCGATCGCCATTCCCAAACAAGATAAAGGAATCTTCCGGCTCACCTACAACAAACGCCGCATGGGTTGCCAGATGAACAATTGTATAATCGTCCATTTGCGGCACAGTCGTCTTGGGGCTAAAGGCATCATCTAAAATTGTTTTTGTTCCTGGGACGGTAGCTGCTAAAGTTTCCACTTCTCGCTCCGCAAAAGGCAACCCAGAAAAGGTAAGCTGACGATTAGCCACTTTGAGTTCATAACTACCTTTGGTGAAGGCAGCAGCTAAAACGCGCACATTAGATTTCCTGACAGTGTTAAAGTTAGTCAGGCTGGCTGCGGTGATGTGGTTCACACCAAAACCCTGCACGAGCCATTGTTTTCCATCATACAAAGCAGAAAGAGGAATGTAGCGCAGCTGGTCATCAGGTGCGTAAATCAGGGTTTGTGTACCTGCTTGCTTGAGGTCATTTTCTATTGGTTTGATTAACCACTCATATAACTGGCGTGCAGGTTGTTTTGCCTCTTGAGTGGGATTCTGTAAGGCTTGGCGGAAAGCAGCAATTGTTTGGTAGACTTTTTCTCGTTTGACAGCAACAGTGCGATGAATTGGCGGTGATTCAGGAGTCACCAGGATTAATTCCAAACTGTCTTTTAAAACTAGTGGGTAGAGCAGTACAGATTTTTCTGGCAATCGTGCTAAATTATCCCGAATCGCATTGAGACTTTCAAGATCCAAATTTTGCTGCCTTGCTGTGCGGCTGATTTGATCCACCTGTGCTGTCACTACGGCAGTTGAGATAAAATCATAGAATTCATCCAGAATTTTCTGCTGAGTCGCCACCAATTCCTCAATCCGCTTTTTCTGTTGGGGTGTTCGCTTTTGGGGAGGAATCTGGCGCAGTGTTTCCAGTTCTTTACCTAGTGCAACGGCATCACCCAAGGTTTTTTCCATCTTCTGTTTAATTTGTCGTTCTGCTGGCACCACCTCAATACCTTTGGCAGTCTGTTCATTACCCTGGACGTTATGGAGATACTCTTCGAGTTCTTCCACTTTGACTAAATCCATAATCCGTATCGCTTCCTGGATACGCTTGCCCTTGAGTAATGCTTCACCTAAAGTGCGGTATGTCTGAGCAACACTCAGGTTGTAAGCATCTATTTGCGGTACAGAAAACGCTGCTGGGTTGAGACGAACTTTCTCACGATTGATAACGCAATGCTTGTAGAAGAAAATTGCTAACTCGGGTTTTTGAAGCCGCTCAAATAAGTAACCCAAATTGCTGTAGGTTTTGCCTAAGGCAATATGAGCTTGCCCTGGAGTTTTTTCGTTAACCTGAAGTTCTTTGTTAAGACTTAAAGCTTGCAGATAATATTTCAGTGCTTGCGAATATCGGCCTTGATTTTGGTAAACTCTACCAATGTTGTTCAACGTTGCAGCATTCACAGAGCGTTCCTCATTTTCT
The sequence above is a segment of the Mastigocladopsis repens PCC 10914 genome. Coding sequences within it:
- a CDS encoding universal stress protein → MLKTILVALDESELADRVIQTVQELVLPKDSKVILCHVFPTPESEMELPVDRPHQESPAFSYFHIEKRLQSYQTILPVESDIELVTGDPAEEIIRLANIYQAELIIIGSRGLTGMKRIVQGSVSSQVVEEANCSVLVVKPR
- the hisD gene encoding histidinol dehydrogenase is translated as MLRIITQQADVRAELQRICDRTNDEQVVHKEATVREVLQAVKRQGDKAVLHYTTEFDKQTLKPEELRVTGSELDAAYQQVSKELLQAIRLASSQIEAFHRQRVPKSWVQFGDDEVVLGKRYTPVDRAGLYVPGGRAAYPSTVLMNAIPAKVAGVPRVVMVTPPGAEKAINSAVLVAAQEAGVQEIYRVGGAQAIAALAYGTETIPKVNIITGPGNIYVTLAKKLVYGTVGIDSLAGPSEVLIIADETANPVHVAADLLAQAEHDPMAAAILLTTDTALAKNVQVAVERQLVDHPRRLLTEKAIAHYGLIVIVESLEAAAELSNEFAPEHLELEVKDPWELLPLIRNAGAIFLGYSTPEAVGDYLAGPNHTLPTSGAARYASALGVETFMKHSSIIQYSQTALEKVSGAIDVLATAEGLPSHAESVRRRVQKEE
- a CDS encoding CHAT domain-containing protein gives rise to the protein MHVPNRYFSVVLVTVLISLSSGMAFPGTRLVNANATSQPNSRKTAQVLPQNNSQSQVRRLNQEGIKLSEQGQFAEALQTLEKALAMSQENEERSVNAATLNNIGRVYQNQGRYSQALKYYLQALSLNKELQVNEKTPGQAHIALGKTYSNLGYLFERLQKPELAIFFYKHCVINREKVRLNPAAFSVPQIDAYNLSVAQTYRTLGEALLKGKRIQEAIRIMDLVKVEELEEYLHNVQGNEQTAKGIEVVPAERQIKQKMEKTLGDAVALGKELETLRQIPPQKRTPQQKKRIEELVATQQKILDEFYDFISTAVVTAQVDQISRTARQQNLDLESLNAIRDNLARLPEKSVLLYPLVLKDSLELILVTPESPPIHRTVAVKREKVYQTIAAFRQALQNPTQEAKQPARQLYEWLIKPIENDLKQAGTQTLIYAPDDQLRYIPLSALYDGKQWLVQGFGVNHITAASLTNFNTVRKSNVRVLAAAFTKGSYELKVANRQLTFSGLPFAEREVETLAATVPGTKTILDDAFSPKTTVPQMDDYTIVHLATHAAFVVGEPEDSFILFGNGDRANLRDVATWSLPRVDLVVLSACETGLGGKLGNGEEILGFGYQIQKTGARSAIASLWAVDDGGTQSMMSSFYALLPSGKLTKAQALRQAQIALITGDLPQAQQQSIGGSLTHPYYWAPFILIGNGL
- a CDS encoding DUF1815 family protein gives rise to the protein MFLRLAQQHRQFVQDLVMNLQALAIVLERRGYPASCYTCGDQMNSASFMVSLGENHLIRFLVSDYGITWTEMRDDRELMKLEGAEAVNQLQELANIVKQHPIQTCVGNKTLAKRC
- a CDS encoding DUF2839 domain-containing protein; translation: MGEAKRRKAALGEKYGQDTTRILPWVPITKIQAEKLVKLSTRLAWFGIGGLIAAWVTVRFIGPAFGWWQVV